In Quercus robur chromosome 11, dhQueRobu3.1, whole genome shotgun sequence, the following proteins share a genomic window:
- the LOC126704712 gene encoding uncharacterized protein LOC126704712 yields MATTNDIQEEEPPTTALEKQVKTLAAVVERLTRQNHDLEEQLRQKNAALDNQGADQEGTSADRRNQEGPQASNAPSRPEHQNVSLPSLADTAPPPIIAEMQGKFLFSLYKNDPKTMSEVFYRATKYINAEDALLAREERLKKRERQEDARQDQGRKKARTGDRRDERRLKPLGGRFTSFTPLTAPMDQVLMQIKDEGALTFPGKLKSDPNKRSRDKYCHFHRDHGHETADCYDLKQQIEALIRQGKLQKFINKERIDPPPQDQHPRRDNERPRPPIGDIRMIIGGTTAAGLSKKACKTYLRMIENVQVTGAVPKIALKEGPIIGFSEEDARRLHHPHDDVLVVSLQVEDYNMHRVLVDNGNSADILYYPVFQQMRIDKERLIQTNAPLVGFGGSQVFPLGAVTLSVVVGDYP; encoded by the exons atggcaaccactaacgacATTCAAGAAGAGGAACCGCCCACGACCGCCCTCGAGAAACAAGTTAAAACTCTCGCCGCTGTCGTGGAACGCCTCACCAGACAAaatcacgacctagaagagcagctgCGCCAGAAAAATGCAGCATTGGacaaccaaggagcagatcaagaaggaaccagtgCTGACAGAAGGAATCAAGAGGGACCCCAGGCTAGTAACGCCCCGAGCAGACCGGAGCATCAGAACGTGAGCCTCCCTTCCCTTGCAGATACGGCTCCGCCACCTAttatcgcggagatgcag ggtaagtttttgttctccctgtACAAAAACGACCCGAAGACCATGTCAGAAGTGTTTTAtagggccaccaagtatataAACGCTGAAGATGCGCTGTTGGCCCGAGAAGAAAGgctaaagaaaagagaaaggcaagAAGACGCCCGACAGGACCAAGGCCGGAAGAAAGCAAGGACAGGAGACCGAAGGGATGAAAGACGCCTTAAGCCCTTAGGGGGAAGATTCACAAGCTTCACTCCGTTGACCGCCCCGATGGatcaagtcctaatgcaaatcaaggacgaggGGGCTCTGACGTTCCctggaaagctgaagagtgatcccaacaaacggTCTAGGGATAAATATTGCCACTTccatcgtgaccatggtcacgaaaCGGCCGATTGTTATGACCTGAAGCAGCAAATTGaagcccttatcagacaaggaaaactGCAGAAGTTCATCAACAAGGAGAGAATAGATCCACCCCCACAAGACCAACACCCTCGACGGGATAATGAGCGACCGAGACCCCCCATAGGTGACATAAGGATGATCATAGGAGGAACGACTGCCGCTGGGTTGTCCAAAAAGGCCTGCAAAACCTACCTTAGGATGATAGAAAATGTTCAAGTGACGGGGGCCGTGCCAAAGATAGCATTGAaagaaggccccattatcgggttctcagaagaagatgcgCGACGCCTTCACCACCCCCATGACGATGTGCTCGTCGTCAGCTTACAAGTGGaagactacaacatgcaccgggtgttggtcgacaacggcaaTTCAGCAGATATCCTATACTACCCGGTgttccagcaaatgaggatcGACAAGGAGCGATTGATTCAGACAAATGCCCCGCTTGTTGGTTTTGGAGGGAGCCAGGTATTCCCCCTAGGCGCGGTTACATTATCCGTGGTGGTAGGCGATTACCCCTAG
- the LOC126706849 gene encoding pentatricopeptide repeat-containing protein At1g63130, mitochondrial-like: MNSLNLKHLQPLYFPSKPIFSLLFQPSISPFSSSSTEPSNPTTTTTAATNASLTQEQFTKINLLLPRLCLSNHLSTAIHLTTTALLTDPPPKSLSFSILIHSLISQPDMALSMSLLNFLKHNPKISQTHLSDLTTMLIASYFKHHKAREAFKVFNWMVRPGSPCVLDLKVCGILVNGFCRKGMVFEALKVLREMVGVNLVPGRDLGKWVYRGLLREARIREAMELNEALGLVWDVSGDEAMKKVLGLLDHIIGYWTE, encoded by the coding sequence ATGAACTCACTCAATCTCAAACATCTTCAACCTCTCTACTTTCCCTCTAAACCcatcttctctcttctcttccaaCCTTCCATTTCacccttctcttcttcttctactgaACCATCAaatcccaccaccaccaccaccgccgccACCAATGCAAGTCTAACCCAAGAACAGTTCACAAAAATTAACCTCCTCCTCCCACGTCTCTGCCTCTCAAACCACCTGTCCACCGCAATCCACCTCACCACCACAGCTCTCCTCACAGACCCACCTCCCAAATCTCTCTCCTTTTCCATTCTCATTCACTCTCTCATTTCCCAACCAGACATGGCTCTCTCCATGTCCCTCCTCAATTTCCTCAAACACAACCCGAAAATATCACAAACCCATCTCAGTGACCTCACAACAATGCTCATTGCCTCTTATTTCAAGCACCACAAGGCTAGAGAGGCCTTCAAAGTGTTCAACTGGATGGTGAGGCCAGGGTCTCCCTGTGTGTTGGATTTGAAGGTTTGTGGGATTCTTGTTAATGGGTTTTGCAGGAAAGGTATGGTTTTTGAGGCCTTGAAGGTTTTGAGGGAGATGGTGGGTGTCAATTTGGTGCCAGGAAGAGATTTGGGGAAGTGGGTTTATAGGGGTTTGTTGAGAGAGGCAAGGATTAGGGAAGCAATGGAGTTGAATGAGgctttgggtttggtttgggaTGTTAGTGGTGATGAGGCTATGAAGAAAGTTTTGGGATTGTTAGATCACATAATTGGCTATTGGACAGAGTAG